A genomic stretch from Arthrobacter sp. KBS0702 includes:
- a CDS encoding MFS transporter, producing the protein MSQTLPSTTPGTAAPAGTPKKAALASFLGSAVEYYDFFIFGSAAALIFPKVFFPDADANAAIMSFATFGFAYVARPVGAVILGHFGDRVGRRKVLMFTLLLMGASTFVIGCLPDFKTVGWWAPVLLVIARLCQGLSAAGEQAGASSMTLEHAPDNRRSFFTSWTLTGTQGGQILAALVFIPVLALPDEIKYGIGWRIPFWLSAVVVVVAFFIRRTLHEPPAFEEAQKSAQISKLPVADLLKHHWRDVLRVVACAFIAAVSTVFGTLAISYAKNVANVDGTVTLWLVVGANLVALGTQPLFGKLADRIGRKPVFIYGALSSAVLTPVFLLSLESGSVPLMFLAAIGFFSFGYAASNAVWPSFYAEMFSTKVRFSGLAIGTQLGFLMAGFAPAIVAAMGGIKPGGWVQITIFTGIICVIAAVSALTAQETFKVPTKELGLR; encoded by the coding sequence ATGAGCCAGACACTCCCGTCTACGACGCCGGGCACTGCCGCACCGGCCGGGACACCAAAGAAGGCAGCCCTCGCCAGCTTCCTGGGAAGCGCCGTCGAGTACTACGACTTCTTCATTTTCGGTTCCGCCGCCGCCCTGATCTTCCCGAAAGTCTTCTTCCCGGACGCCGACGCGAACGCCGCGATCATGTCCTTCGCCACCTTTGGCTTCGCCTACGTGGCACGCCCGGTGGGCGCCGTGATCCTGGGCCACTTCGGTGACCGGGTGGGCCGCAGGAAGGTCCTGATGTTCACGCTGCTGCTGATGGGCGCCTCCACGTTCGTGATCGGCTGCCTGCCGGACTTCAAGACCGTCGGCTGGTGGGCACCCGTGCTGCTGGTGATCGCCCGGCTCTGCCAGGGCCTCTCCGCCGCCGGCGAGCAGGCCGGCGCCTCCTCCATGACCCTGGAGCACGCCCCGGACAACCGCCGTTCCTTCTTCACCTCCTGGACCCTGACCGGCACCCAGGGCGGCCAGATTCTCGCCGCCCTGGTCTTCATCCCCGTCCTGGCGCTGCCGGACGAGATCAAGTACGGCATCGGCTGGCGCATCCCGTTCTGGCTCAGCGCCGTCGTCGTGGTGGTCGCGTTCTTCATCCGCCGCACCCTGCACGAGCCGCCGGCCTTCGAGGAAGCACAGAAGAGCGCCCAGATCTCCAAGCTCCCCGTCGCCGACCTGCTCAAGCACCACTGGCGCGACGTGCTGCGCGTGGTGGCCTGTGCCTTCATCGCCGCCGTCTCCACCGTGTTCGGGACCCTGGCGATCAGCTACGCCAAGAACGTCGCCAATGTGGACGGCACCGTCACACTCTGGCTGGTGGTGGGCGCCAACCTGGTCGCCCTCGGCACCCAACCGCTCTTCGGCAAGCTGGCCGACCGGATCGGCCGCAAGCCGGTCTTCATCTACGGCGCGCTCTCCAGCGCGGTGCTGACCCCGGTGTTCCTGCTCAGCCTCGAATCCGGCAGTGTCCCGCTGATGTTCCTGGCCGCCATCGGCTTCTTCTCCTTCGGCTACGCGGCCTCCAACGCCGTCTGGCCCTCCTTCTACGCCGAGATGTTCAGCACCAAGGTCCGCTTCTCCGGACTGGCGATCGGCACCCAGCTCGGCTTCCTGATGGCGGGCTTCGCCCCGGCAATCGTCGCGGCCATGGGCGGCATCAAGCCAGGCGGCTGGGTCCAGATCACCATCTTCACCGGCATCATCTGCGTCATTGCCGCCGTCTCTGCACTGACCGCCCAGGAAACCTTCAAGGTTCCCACCAAGGAACTCGGCCTGCGCTGA
- a CDS encoding shikimate dehydrogenase: MSNRAESFLVGLVGDGVTPSLTPPMHEREGDVQGLRYLYRPIDLTGLGLPGQAIGELLTGAQRLGFNGLNITHPCKQLVLQHLDEVSPDARRLGAVNTVTIRDGRFIGHNTDFSGFASALASGLPGAKLDRVVQLGAGGAGSAVAYALLTAGVRRLDLVDTDAARCADRAAELAGLFPDSQVTARTTAELPELMPLADGLVHCTPVGMAAHPGVPLETSLLESRHWVADIVYRPIETELVREARARGCEVLDGGRMAVGQAADAFRIFTGLEADADRMRAHFLELVAAEEVAA; the protein is encoded by the coding sequence ATGAGCAACCGAGCCGAGTCCTTCCTCGTGGGCCTCGTAGGCGATGGCGTCACGCCATCCCTCACGCCCCCCATGCACGAACGGGAGGGCGACGTGCAGGGCCTGCGGTACCTGTACCGCCCCATCGACCTCACCGGACTCGGCCTCCCGGGGCAGGCCATCGGGGAACTCCTCACCGGCGCGCAGCGGCTGGGCTTCAACGGCCTGAACATCACCCACCCCTGCAAGCAGCTGGTGCTCCAGCACCTCGACGAGGTCTCCCCGGACGCCCGGCGCCTCGGGGCGGTCAACACCGTGACCATCCGCGACGGCCGCTTCATCGGCCATAACACCGACTTTTCCGGATTTGCCTCCGCGCTCGCCTCCGGCCTGCCCGGGGCCAAGCTGGACCGCGTGGTGCAGCTCGGCGCCGGCGGCGCCGGATCCGCCGTCGCCTACGCCCTGCTCACCGCCGGGGTCCGCCGTCTGGACCTCGTGGATACCGACGCGGCCCGCTGCGCCGACCGGGCCGCCGAACTCGCCGGGCTCTTCCCGGACAGCCAGGTCACCGCGCGGACGACGGCGGAGCTCCCGGAGCTCATGCCGCTCGCCGACGGCCTGGTCCACTGCACCCCCGTGGGGATGGCTGCCCACCCCGGGGTGCCGCTGGAGACCTCCCTGCTGGAGTCCCGGCACTGGGTCGCGGACATCGTCTACCGGCCGATCGAGACCGAACTGGTCCGCGAAGCCCGCGCCAGGGGCTGCGAGGTGCTCGACGGCGGCCGGATGGCCGTGGGCCAGGCCGCCGACGCCTTCCGGATCTTCACCGGACTCGAAGCCGACGCGGACCGCATGCGAGCCCATTTCCTGGAGCTCGTCGCCGCCGAGGAGGTGGCCGCCTGA
- a CDS encoding bifunctional sugar phosphate isomerase/epimerase/4-hydroxyphenylpyruvate dioxygenase family protein, with amino-acid sequence MRTGIATVCLSGTLKEKMQACAIAGFDGIEIFEQDLVTTSLSPEHVRSMAADLGLTLDLYQPFRDFDSVPEELLAANLRRAEAKFRLMSRLGMDTILVCSNVATASIDDDELRAAQLSRLAELAGGHGVKVAYEALAWGKYVNDYEHAHRLVELVDHPNLGTCLDSFHILSRDWDTAPIEGFNPEKVFFVQVADAPKLSMDVLSWSRHYRVFPGEGQFQLAKFMGHVVRAGYTGPVSLEVFNDVFRQSDVERTAVDAMRSLIWLEEQSARWLEANPTPAEAAAGPGRRRHPMELATLPRVAEPAGFNFAEVRAADTGALETLLGQLGFGFNGRHRTKNVQLWTMGHARVIINEEAPAAAETAIAAVGFDVDSPVIAAARAQQLKAPAVPRKSQADEEVFQGFAAPDSTEIFLCQGSPDGTAAWVKEFGTAAGTAGTGAAGPQAVIDHVNLAQPWQHFDEAVLFYTSALALEPQPYAEVASPTGLVRSQVMTTRDRGVRLVLNLAPLLQQEGGPESAGTGSSGDAFAGTQRRTYQEHIAFAVDDLVATARAARGRGLEFLRIPANYYEDLDARFDLDPAFLATLSELNLLYDRDADGEFLHFYTATVGSVFFEMVERRGSYDGYGAPNAPVRHAVQYDHLHQLKLTA; translated from the coding sequence ATGCGCACCGGAATCGCCACCGTCTGCCTCTCCGGCACCCTGAAGGAGAAGATGCAGGCCTGCGCCATCGCCGGTTTCGACGGGATAGAGATCTTCGAACAGGACCTCGTCACCACCTCGCTGAGCCCGGAGCACGTCCGCTCGATGGCCGCGGACCTGGGCCTTACCCTTGACCTGTACCAGCCGTTCCGCGACTTCGACAGCGTCCCGGAGGAGCTGCTCGCCGCCAACCTGCGCCGGGCCGAGGCCAAGTTCCGGCTGATGTCACGGCTGGGCATGGACACCATCCTGGTCTGCTCCAACGTGGCCACCGCCAGCATCGACGACGACGAGCTGCGCGCCGCCCAGCTGTCCCGGCTGGCCGAGCTCGCCGGCGGGCACGGGGTGAAGGTCGCCTACGAGGCCCTGGCCTGGGGGAAGTACGTCAACGACTACGAGCACGCCCACCGGCTGGTGGAACTCGTGGACCACCCGAACCTGGGCACCTGCCTGGATTCCTTCCACATCCTGTCCCGGGACTGGGATACGGCACCGATCGAGGGGTTCAACCCGGAGAAGGTCTTCTTCGTCCAGGTGGCGGACGCCCCGAAGCTGTCCATGGATGTGCTGTCCTGGAGCCGGCACTACCGGGTCTTCCCGGGCGAGGGACAGTTCCAGCTCGCCAAGTTCATGGGCCACGTGGTCCGCGCCGGCTACACCGGCCCCGTCTCGCTTGAGGTCTTCAACGACGTCTTCCGGCAGTCCGACGTCGAACGCACCGCCGTCGATGCCATGCGCTCGCTGATCTGGCTCGAGGAACAAAGCGCCAGGTGGCTGGAGGCCAACCCCACCCCCGCAGAGGCGGCCGCCGGTCCCGGACGCCGCCGCCATCCGATGGAACTGGCGACGCTGCCCCGGGTGGCCGAACCGGCCGGGTTCAACTTCGCCGAGGTCCGGGCCGCCGACACCGGTGCCCTGGAGACCCTGCTGGGCCAGCTGGGCTTCGGGTTCAACGGCCGGCACCGGACCAAGAATGTGCAATTGTGGACCATGGGCCACGCACGCGTGATCATCAACGAGGAAGCCCCCGCCGCCGCGGAGACCGCCATTGCCGCGGTCGGCTTCGACGTCGATTCCCCCGTGATCGCCGCCGCCCGGGCCCAGCAGCTGAAGGCCCCCGCGGTGCCGCGCAAGAGCCAGGCGGACGAGGAAGTCTTCCAGGGCTTCGCCGCGCCGGACTCCACCGAAATCTTCCTCTGCCAGGGCAGCCCGGACGGCACCGCCGCCTGGGTCAAGGAATTCGGCACGGCCGCTGGAACCGCCGGAACCGGCGCCGCGGGTCCGCAGGCCGTGATCGACCACGTCAACCTCGCCCAGCCCTGGCAGCACTTCGACGAGGCCGTGCTCTTCTACACCAGCGCGCTGGCCCTTGAGCCGCAGCCGTACGCCGAGGTGGCCAGCCCCACCGGCCTGGTCCGCTCCCAGGTGATGACCACCCGTGACCGGGGCGTGCGGCTGGTGCTGAACCTGGCGCCGCTGCTCCAGCAGGAGGGCGGGCCCGAGTCGGCCGGCACCGGATCTTCCGGGGACGCGTTCGCCGGAACCCAGCGCCGGACCTACCAGGAGCACATCGCCTTCGCGGTCGATGACCTGGTGGCCACGGCCCGGGCTGCCCGCGGCCGCGGCCTGGAGTTCCTGCGCATCCCGGCGAACTACTACGAGGACCTGGACGCGCGCTTCGACCTGGACCCGGCGTTCCTGGCCACGCTGAGCGAGCTGAACCTGCTCTACGACCGCGACGCCGACGGCGAGTTCCTGCACTTCTACACCGCCACCGTGGGCAGCGTGTTCTTCGAAATGGTGGAACGGCGCGGCTCCTACGACGGCTACGGGGCCCCCAACGCCCCGGTCCGGCACGCCGTCCAGTACGACCACCTGCACCAGCTGAAACTCACCGCCTGA
- a CDS encoding IclR family transcriptional regulator, with protein sequence MSVNQDTESALAADAPADATAGTPAEAPAGGPRKPGREDSRTDMVGKALGLLVLLGDEPRGASAAELSRRAELPFSTTYRLLGSLTRDGFVDYEPDGRRYHLGLRVFQLGQRVSNHHGFAGTALPILRRVTEETGEATILSVRDGNHHLTVNKVDGPQTFRVTSDPGHLGALHTTSVGKALVAFADDATRRQLVEELELEPLTDLSITDRDAFRTEIELVRKRGYATMDEENELGMRAVAVPVFNSQGYAFASLATAVPVFRMSMEALVALVPLLQSAAAELSARLPQQ encoded by the coding sequence ATGAGTGTGAACCAAGACACAGAGTCGGCCCTCGCTGCCGACGCCCCCGCCGACGCCACTGCAGGCACGCCCGCCGAGGCCCCCGCGGGCGGCCCCAGGAAGCCCGGGCGGGAGGATTCCCGCACCGACATGGTGGGCAAGGCCCTGGGGCTGCTGGTCCTGCTGGGGGACGAGCCCCGCGGGGCCAGCGCGGCGGAGCTCTCGCGCCGCGCCGAACTGCCGTTCAGCACCACGTACCGGCTGCTCGGCTCACTGACCAGGGACGGCTTCGTGGACTACGAGCCGGACGGCCGGCGCTACCACCTGGGCCTGCGCGTCTTCCAGCTCGGCCAGCGGGTATCCAACCATCACGGCTTCGCCGGCACCGCGCTTCCCATCCTGCGGCGCGTCACCGAGGAGACCGGCGAGGCCACCATCCTGTCCGTGCGCGACGGGAACCACCACCTCACCGTCAACAAGGTGGACGGCCCGCAGACGTTCCGCGTCACCTCCGACCCCGGCCACCTCGGCGCCCTGCACACGACGTCGGTGGGCAAGGCGCTCGTCGCCTTTGCCGATGACGCCACGCGGCGCCAGCTGGTGGAGGAGCTCGAGCTGGAGCCGCTCACGGACCTTTCCATCACCGACCGGGACGCTTTCCGGACCGAGATCGAACTGGTTCGCAAGCGCGGCTACGCCACCATGGACGAGGAAAACGAGCTCGGCATGCGCGCCGTCGCCGTCCCCGTCTTCAACTCCCAGGGGTACGCCTTCGCCTCGCTGGCCACGGCGGTCCCGGTGTTCCGGATGAGCATGGAGGCCCTCGTGGCCCTGGTGCCGCTGCTCCAGTCCGCAGCGGCCGAGCTTTCGGCCCGGCTTCCCCAGCAATAA